In the genome of Cronobacter malonaticus LMG 23826, one region contains:
- a CDS encoding DUF2238 domain-containing protein yields the protein MPLSRPLYLSVGTLLLALLLILTALTTERRLTWLMEVLPVFIVVPVLWATAKRYPLTPLLYALIFTGCVSLIVGGMYSYARVPVGFMVQEWLGMARNPYDRFGHVLQGLVMSLSAREVLARGGYRLGAKMLAFLVCCVTLAISAFYELIEWWVALALGKDADDFLGTQGDEWDTQADMLCALLGAFISVFALARGHTRQLKRVMRSQKSRPQAA from the coding sequence ATGCCCCTCTCCCGTCCGCTGTATCTCTCTGTCGGCACATTGCTGCTGGCGCTGCTGCTTATTCTCACCGCGCTGACCACCGAACGACGGCTCACCTGGCTGATGGAAGTGCTGCCGGTGTTTATCGTGGTGCCAGTGCTGTGGGCCACCGCGAAGCGCTATCCGCTGACGCCGCTGCTCTATGCGTTGATTTTCACCGGCTGCGTGTCGCTTATCGTTGGCGGCATGTACTCCTACGCGCGGGTGCCCGTCGGATTTATGGTGCAGGAGTGGCTCGGGATGGCGCGCAACCCGTATGACCGGTTCGGCCATGTGTTGCAGGGGTTAGTGATGTCGCTGTCGGCGCGGGAAGTGCTGGCGCGCGGCGGCTACCGGCTCGGCGCGAAAATGCTCGCGTTCCTGGTCTGCTGCGTGACGCTTGCTATCAGCGCCTTTTACGAGCTGATTGAGTGGTGGGTGGCGCTGGCGCTCGGCAAAGACGCCGATGATTTTCTGGGTACGCAGGGCGACGAGTGGGACACGCAGGCGGATATGCTCTGCGCGCTCCTCGGCGCGTTTATCTCGGTGTTTGCGCTGGCGCGCGGTCATACCCGCCAGCTTAAACGCGTAATGCGCTCACAAAAAAGCCGCCCGCAGGCGGCCTGA
- a CDS encoding type VI secretion system Vgr family protein yields the protein MKHAAITGNISLSRYHLNINGCPVKPDVLIFRGREALSEPFSWRIEFTTPHTVQREDILMKYARFDMNGRKTIYGVITRFAWLSTNADQSHYAVTLESRLALLSRTRRCAIFQNQSVPEVVEQVLRAHGLEGPDFEFRLSREYPYRDIITQWRETDLEFIQRILAEVGIWFRFAMNDATELDVVVFGDTQLQYEFDIRLPYREPSGLSAEESVWSVRTWHTVVPGLTHVNRYNYRSATSPMQAQVAVRSEAVTTGEHYRYGDLYQEEGDEHDPEPATESGAFYARIDHERELNKSVRLHLFSNAPHLAPGQVLEPQGDVITALKNGVLMTLLTYRGARDSSLHVSVWGQPYTERYCFRPDCPPRPEIHGTLPARVESREKHDIYAHLDEYGRYRVRLDVDRSDSEPGFGYVWLRMAKPYTAEDAGWHMPLIDGTEVAIAWRHGDIDQPYIAYALHDSEHADVVNRDNRSQNILRTAGDNELRMEDRRGEEHIALTTPYGASQLNEGQVADAQGKSRGAGFELRTDEYGVIRVAKGLFITAEGQARAAGEVLDMETALKEIALCLQQIEELSRVAEQAQALQADIASQTAMFNERLRPLNQMIHAYGPQGVAFTSGEHMQLAAAKNVAINAGGDISVGVMGNMTALAGDKLGLFAHTGPLSLKSGEGPVGMQAQNGRMSLAAQKKLTITSTRDISFAGKKRITLIGGGSYLKIEQGKIEYGTTGVYLRRVPRTYVGAAAAMAVDLPSYNSVEEKPLALNVFLFS from the coding sequence ATGAAACATGCAGCAATCACTGGCAATATTTCTTTATCGCGTTATCACCTGAATATTAACGGCTGTCCTGTAAAACCCGATGTGCTGATATTCAGAGGGCGGGAGGCGCTAAGTGAACCTTTTTCGTGGCGAATTGAATTTACCACGCCGCACACCGTTCAGCGCGAAGATATCCTGATGAAATATGCCCGTTTTGATATGAATGGGCGGAAAACTATTTACGGTGTCATTACCCGCTTTGCGTGGCTGTCAACAAACGCTGACCAGTCTCATTATGCGGTCACGCTGGAATCTCGTCTTGCTTTGCTCTCCCGTACCCGTCGCTGCGCCATATTCCAGAACCAGTCGGTGCCTGAAGTTGTAGAGCAGGTGCTGCGGGCGCATGGCCTGGAAGGGCCGGATTTCGAGTTTCGGCTTTCCCGCGAATACCCGTACCGCGACATCATCACCCAGTGGCGGGAAACCGATCTTGAATTTATCCAGCGGATTCTGGCCGAAGTGGGCATCTGGTTTCGCTTTGCGATGAACGACGCGACAGAACTTGATGTGGTGGTTTTTGGCGACACGCAGCTTCAGTATGAATTCGATATCCGGTTGCCCTACCGGGAGCCATCCGGGTTGTCGGCAGAGGAAAGTGTCTGGAGCGTGCGTACCTGGCACACCGTCGTACCAGGACTGACTCATGTGAACCGTTATAACTACCGTAGCGCCACATCGCCCATGCAGGCGCAGGTTGCTGTGCGCAGTGAGGCGGTGACGACAGGCGAGCATTACCGCTATGGCGACCTCTATCAGGAAGAGGGGGACGAGCACGATCCTGAACCCGCGACGGAGAGCGGCGCCTTTTATGCGCGCATTGATCATGAGCGTGAACTGAACAAATCAGTCCGCCTGCATCTTTTCAGCAACGCGCCCCATCTGGCGCCCGGCCAGGTGCTGGAACCCCAGGGTGATGTCATCACCGCGCTGAAAAATGGCGTGTTAATGACCCTACTGACGTACCGGGGCGCGCGTGACTCCAGCCTGCATGTTTCGGTGTGGGGACAGCCGTACACCGAGCGCTACTGCTTTCGCCCGGATTGCCCGCCGCGCCCTGAAATTCACGGAACGTTACCCGCCCGTGTGGAAAGCCGCGAGAAACACGATATCTACGCCCATCTTGATGAGTACGGCCGCTACCGGGTCAGGCTTGATGTTGACCGCAGCGACAGCGAGCCGGGTTTTGGCTACGTGTGGTTGAGAATGGCGAAGCCTTATACCGCCGAGGACGCAGGCTGGCATATGCCGCTTATCGACGGTACGGAGGTCGCGATCGCCTGGCGTCATGGCGATATCGATCAGCCCTACATCGCCTATGCGCTGCATGATTCTGAACATGCTGATGTGGTGAATCGCGACAACCGTAGCCAGAACATTCTGCGTACCGCGGGCGACAACGAGTTACGCATGGAAGACCGGCGCGGCGAAGAGCATATCGCGCTGACCACGCCTTATGGCGCGTCACAGCTTAATGAGGGGCAGGTCGCTGACGCGCAGGGAAAATCGCGTGGCGCGGGCTTTGAGCTGCGTACCGATGAGTATGGCGTCATTCGCGTGGCGAAAGGGCTGTTCATCACCGCTGAAGGGCAGGCCAGAGCCGCAGGCGAAGTGCTGGACATGGAAACGGCCCTGAAAGAGATCGCGCTTTGTCTGCAACAGATTGAAGAGCTTAGCCGCGTCGCAGAGCAGGCGCAGGCATTACAGGCGGATATCGCCAGCCAGACCGCCATGTTTAACGAGCGCCTCAGGCCGCTCAACCAGATGATTCATGCCTATGGCCCGCAAGGCGTGGCGTTCACCAGCGGTGAGCATATGCAGCTTGCCGCCGCGAAAAACGTGGCCATCAATGCCGGGGGCGATATCAGTGTCGGCGTGATGGGGAATATGACGGCGCTGGCGGGTGACAAACTCGGCCTGTTTGCCCACACCGGCCCGCTGAGCCTGAAATCCGGCGAGGGGCCAGTCGGGATGCAGGCGCAGAACGGCAGGATGAGTCTGGCGGCACAGAAGAAGCTGACAATAACCTCCACTCGCGATATTTCCTTTGCCGGCAAGAAGCGCATCACGCTTATCGGTGGCGGCAGCTACCTGAAAATAGAACAAGGGAAAATCGAATATGGCACGACCGGAGTGTATCTGCGCAGGGTGCCGCGAACGTATGTAGGGGCGGCGGCTGCGATGGCTGTTGATTTGCCCTCATACAATAGCGTTGAAGAAAAGCCTTTGGCACTCAACGTATTTTTATTTTCATAA
- a CDS encoding DUF3289 family protein: MHISPPILFPRKDDEDYASWVMRTMPVDPARGFPVNGVESWHGGIHIPHTDSGVFANPLRAVADGVVVWASYPASPEKRGTKPLNYEGATDNGCVLIRHEMLIGEIPETCVFYSLTMHMKQVRPEILSKSGINVRRGPVIGTTGMVGGRNAYHFQMCCSAEMLKVICGRDRGFLDLSASGRVKSRYGNRYFYFPAETPVYNGNSPYELSLFPFCHTSLDLYIVHEGLKTRTMRKVDWGYELVGETAIAVDCICEPTPVVRGYEIYSEWVKVIYPGGEGWVDVSSPKIKTWTDADFPDWAGWILVDDDLTPDSQCNSKIVKKAREKRCADFTRFICKFPLEWDFSSFDARFSWLKNPNASLSEPMNDESYTALKEYVKALSFFEKLPMSIQNELAGQVWHFDPRGLIIQLQKAERRLIYSSANSIKHKKMNDFTVDDMQHGDLTKEQILEQGKVNKINISGKELKKSFFNFDKTLEEHFATMDNMAEWTAWGEYSPLIRIMLEKFKRNEGGILRHELLNKAFLEHKTTKLCVDEIKRQISDKLNKNNFKALSGLDLEGLSNDIGSRIKLPKFDDYDWVNGLGIAIHDTYSTNIYIDELDVFDANVGMPNRVTFKARISFCIQDHFGLDTADMNGKGFELIPWFCSWFILQRYQHYDFKPFINEADFSIWIEGD, translated from the coding sequence ATGCATATTTCACCGCCAATTTTATTTCCCCGTAAGGATGATGAAGATTATGCCTCCTGGGTTATGCGTACTATGCCTGTCGACCCGGCTCGGGGTTTTCCTGTAAATGGCGTTGAGTCATGGCATGGCGGAATTCACATTCCTCATACTGATTCAGGTGTGTTCGCTAACCCGCTGAGAGCTGTTGCTGATGGTGTGGTTGTCTGGGCAAGCTATCCGGCTTCACCAGAAAAACGAGGCACGAAACCTCTCAATTATGAGGGTGCAACGGATAACGGTTGTGTGCTTATCCGCCATGAGATGCTGATTGGTGAAATTCCGGAAACCTGCGTATTTTATTCACTCACAATGCATATGAAACAGGTGCGTCCGGAAATTCTGAGCAAGTCTGGTATTAATGTCAGACGGGGGCCGGTTATTGGCACTACAGGTATGGTTGGTGGACGCAACGCTTACCATTTTCAGATGTGCTGCTCTGCTGAAATGTTGAAGGTGATTTGTGGTCGTGATCGCGGCTTTCTGGATCTTAGTGCTTCGGGTAGAGTGAAATCTCGCTACGGTAATCGCTACTTTTATTTTCCTGCCGAAACGCCTGTATATAATGGAAACTCGCCTTATGAGTTATCACTCTTCCCATTTTGTCACACTTCATTAGACCTCTATATTGTACATGAAGGCTTGAAAACACGAACAATGCGTAAGGTTGATTGGGGTTACGAATTGGTGGGAGAAACGGCGATAGCGGTGGACTGTATTTGCGAGCCCACACCGGTCGTTAGGGGATATGAAATATACAGTGAGTGGGTTAAGGTGATTTACCCTGGTGGCGAGGGATGGGTGGATGTATCCTCACCTAAAATTAAGACCTGGACAGATGCTGATTTCCCGGACTGGGCCGGATGGATTCTTGTAGACGATGATTTAACCCCAGACAGCCAATGCAATTCAAAAATAGTAAAAAAAGCACGGGAGAAACGGTGTGCGGATTTCACCCGGTTTATTTGTAAATTTCCTCTGGAGTGGGACTTTTCATCATTTGATGCACGATTTTCATGGCTAAAAAACCCTAATGCGTCGCTGTCTGAACCCATGAATGATGAGAGTTATACGGCCCTAAAGGAATATGTGAAAGCATTATCGTTTTTTGAAAAACTACCAATGAGTATTCAGAACGAGTTAGCTGGCCAGGTCTGGCATTTCGATCCTCGAGGCCTGATTATCCAACTACAGAAAGCAGAACGCCGGCTCATCTATTCCAGTGCTAATAGTATTAAGCATAAAAAAATGAATGATTTCACTGTTGATGATATGCAACACGGAGATTTAACCAAAGAGCAGATCCTGGAGCAGGGAAAGGTAAACAAGATCAATATTTCTGGCAAGGAACTTAAGAAGAGTTTTTTTAATTTTGACAAAACATTGGAAGAGCATTTCGCCACAATGGACAATATGGCCGAATGGACTGCCTGGGGGGAATATTCTCCGTTGATTAGAATTATGCTGGAAAAATTTAAAAGGAACGAAGGTGGTATATTGAGGCATGAGCTTCTTAATAAAGCCTTTTTAGAGCACAAAACCACGAAGTTGTGTGTTGATGAAATTAAAAGACAGATCAGTGATAAATTAAATAAAAATAATTTTAAAGCATTATCCGGATTGGATCTGGAGGGTTTGAGTAACGACATAGGAAGCCGGATAAAGCTACCAAAGTTTGATGATTATGATTGGGTTAATGGACTCGGTATCGCTATTCATGATACATATTCAACAAACATATACATCGATGAGCTTGATGTTTTTGATGCTAATGTTGGTATGCCAAATCGCGTAACTTTTAAAGCACGTATATCATTTTGTATCCAGGATCATTTTGGGCTGGATACAGCAGATATGAATGGTAAAGGGTTTGAGCTTATCCCCTGGTTTTGCTCATGGTTTATTTTGCAACGTTATCAGCACTATGATTTCAAGCCCTTTATTAATGAGGCGGATTTTAGTATTTGGATTGAGGGAGACTAA
- a CDS encoding VRR-NUC domain-containing protein: MAAGKRAAGVPGEPQRTATTVKAPEGTVASVTNPLDLWYLCEKVNYALKYPVKRSDGKMMYQRKVTRLIRQDDRNFNYHFPYIGEVGYDMTRNPPSPLMSRRHPNWPSSFPLAQYRLIKRGYEMRLREMAEGEVERVIELLTRDELETLPAPEAGDIMLDDALDIVLKRKGSFRIPDVIRISDVTLTGNAAFSQGNIHTVIEIKFPGDRLTWRQQRAYELIAAKPSDFRLLETDVCQIDDKRKREWIRDAAQEPVYKPVADALGETEQICLRPDVPAYQLLEGEMEQEFRQVQHHFYQLAGDYWVPPAGMEVNTLKPQQDAGDIARQAQERERAAGFLGALLGGQMVVIPATAGVGAVAVATGESLTGMIAGTAVRYARTASTFLLPAGGLGMATAAEPEEQPSNTFTLKQAQDFVYWPD; encoded by the coding sequence ATGGCAGCAGGGAAGAGAGCCGCCGGCGTGCCGGGCGAGCCGCAAAGAACAGCAACAACAGTAAAAGCGCCTGAAGGTACGGTGGCCAGCGTCACCAATCCGCTGGATTTATGGTACCTGTGCGAGAAGGTGAACTACGCGCTGAAATATCCCGTGAAGCGCTCCGACGGGAAGATGATGTATCAGCGAAAGGTGACCCGGCTTATTCGGCAGGATGACAGGAACTTTAATTACCATTTTCCCTACATTGGCGAAGTGGGCTACGACATGACGCGCAATCCGCCCTCGCCGCTAATGAGCAGGCGACACCCTAACTGGCCGAGCAGCTTCCCGCTCGCGCAGTATCGCCTGATAAAACGAGGTTATGAAATGCGCCTGCGGGAAATGGCCGAGGGGGAAGTGGAGCGCGTTATCGAATTGCTGACGCGGGATGAACTGGAAACACTGCCTGCGCCGGAGGCCGGTGACATCATGCTGGATGATGCGCTGGATATTGTGCTCAAACGCAAGGGGAGCTTTCGGATACCGGATGTTATCCGAATCAGCGACGTCACCCTGACGGGTAACGCTGCCTTTAGCCAGGGAAATATTCATACGGTGATTGAGATTAAGTTTCCGGGGGACAGGTTGACCTGGAGACAACAACGAGCTTATGAGTTGATCGCGGCTAAACCCAGTGACTTTCGTCTACTTGAAACCGACGTCTGTCAGATAGACGACAAACGCAAACGCGAGTGGATACGGGATGCCGCTCAGGAGCCGGTCTATAAACCGGTAGCGGATGCGCTGGGAGAAACCGAACAGATCTGCCTTCGCCCGGATGTGCCAGCGTATCAACTGCTGGAAGGAGAAATGGAGCAGGAGTTTCGCCAGGTACAACACCATTTCTACCAGCTGGCCGGCGACTACTGGGTGCCTCCTGCGGGCATGGAGGTCAATACCTTAAAACCACAGCAAGATGCCGGGGACATCGCCCGGCAGGCGCAGGAGCGGGAGCGAGCCGCCGGGTTTCTCGGGGCATTGCTGGGGGGGCAAATGGTTGTTATACCCGCCACGGCAGGCGTGGGAGCCGTCGCGGTAGCGACGGGAGAAAGCCTGACGGGCATGATTGCCGGGACCGCGGTGCGGTATGCCAGAACGGCATCCACCTTTTTGCTGCCGGCAGGCGGCCTCGGCATGGCGACGGCGGCTGAACCTGAAGAGCAGCCATCAAATACATTTACCCTGAAGCAAGCTCAGGATTTTGTTTACTGGCCCGATTAA
- a CDS encoding type VI immunity family protein, with translation MDFFEKFKQAEYDFTYGAEDDPEHHNALQVGIVARFYLDKGYTKENREHIAEAWQLFHNEFGKYLKWGCINDPNKELAYRNISSEKFKETIINSLGDDLDFMWSAEKGYRYSSDYSIEINSPAGWFENIHKSVSCFGFNLPVAELNNKEHVEKLLLIFCNILKPLHGIMGLGLQQCYEKERYQHLEYEIGQEFLGVDITNSKTDKHSREGIRSVNWHTFFNNDWLNKLGGIQYLRSALGNSSIEIIPYDAGVIIRAGEWPELGWIKDNPYPELYVKVNKVLKPIRAPEIGSLGYGSIAGEIRFDDSSTARWLARFDVDLPPFATMPAAKDPVRISCWTDDIAPYAGQWATIVNGTTDYIQTREGQKMPYFEDKHGNKHRALWQLLKRDDKGSVFIMPE, from the coding sequence ATGGATTTTTTTGAGAAATTTAAGCAGGCCGAATACGATTTTACTTACGGTGCGGAGGATGACCCGGAACACCATAACGCGTTGCAGGTGGGGATAGTGGCACGTTTCTATCTTGATAAAGGTTATACTAAAGAAAATCGAGAGCATATCGCGGAGGCCTGGCAACTATTCCACAATGAGTTTGGAAAGTATTTGAAGTGGGGATGTATTAATGACCCAAACAAAGAATTAGCCTATAGAAATATATCATCTGAAAAATTTAAAGAAACGATTATTAATAGCCTTGGTGATGATCTTGATTTTATGTGGTCTGCTGAAAAAGGATATCGCTATTCCAGTGATTATAGTATTGAAATAAATTCTCCTGCGGGGTGGTTTGAAAATATACACAAGTCTGTTAGCTGTTTTGGTTTTAATCTTCCTGTGGCTGAATTAAACAATAAAGAACATGTCGAAAAGCTGCTGTTGATTTTTTGTAACATACTCAAGCCGTTACATGGAATTATGGGGCTTGGGCTACAGCAATGTTATGAAAAAGAAAGATACCAGCATCTGGAATATGAAATTGGACAAGAGTTTCTTGGTGTTGATATCACAAATTCTAAAACAGATAAACACTCACGTGAAGGCATTCGCTCGGTAAACTGGCACACCTTTTTTAATAATGATTGGTTAAATAAACTGGGTGGAATTCAGTATTTGCGTAGTGCTCTGGGCAACTCATCGATTGAGATAATACCTTATGATGCTGGTGTTATTATCCGCGCCGGAGAATGGCCGGAGTTAGGCTGGATTAAGGATAACCCATACCCTGAACTGTACGTGAAAGTGAATAAGGTGCTTAAACCTATACGCGCACCGGAAATTGGTAGCCTGGGGTATGGCTCGATTGCCGGCGAAATCCGGTTTGACGACAGCTCAACCGCCCGGTGGCTTGCCCGCTTTGATGTAGACCTTCCGCCGTTTGCCACCATGCCAGCGGCAAAAGATCCGGTGCGGATAAGCTGCTGGACAGACGATATTGCGCCTTACGCGGGCCAGTGGGCCACGATTGTCAACGGCACCACCGACTATATTCAAACGCGGGAAGGGCAGAAGATGCCTTATTTTGAAGATAAACACGGCAATAAACACCGTGCCCTCTGGCAACTGCTGAAGCGAGATGATAAAGGCAGCGTTTTCATCATGCCGGAATAA
- a CDS encoding type VI immunity family protein, producing MDFFEKFKQAEYDLTYGAEDDPEHHNALQVGLVAWFYLDKGYTKENRARIAEAWQLYHNEFGAKLKWGYIDDPSKPLDYNVKLTKILKKYISDSFGESFFFDWYSDAGFRYASYYSVSVGSMAGWYESIHKNVSYFGFYIPVEELNRKDFLKALLSQFCDILQPLHGLMGLGIQQCYEKERYQHLEYEICNEFNGVDVINSNTDKKMRAGLRSVNWYTFFNNEWLNKLGGIQYLRSALSNASIEIIPYDAGVIIRAGEWPELGWVKDNPYPELYVKVNKVLKPIRAPEIGSLGYGSIAGEIRFDRNSTARWLARFDVDLPQFTAL from the coding sequence ATGGATTTTTTTGAAAAATTTAAGCAGGCCGAATACGATCTTACTTACGGTGCGGAGGATGACCCGGAACACCATAACGCTTTACAGGTGGGCTTAGTGGCATGGTTTTACCTGGATAAAGGATATACCAAAGAAAACCGGGCCAGAATTGCTGAAGCTTGGCAGCTTTACCACAATGAATTCGGTGCGAAATTGAAGTGGGGGTATATTGATGATCCCAGCAAGCCTCTGGATTACAATGTAAAATTAACAAAAATATTAAAAAAATATATATCTGATAGCTTCGGTGAGAGTTTCTTTTTTGACTGGTATTCTGATGCGGGTTTTCGTTATGCTAGTTATTATTCAGTTTCAGTTGGATCTATGGCCGGATGGTATGAATCAATTCATAAAAATGTAAGTTATTTTGGTTTTTATATTCCTGTTGAGGAACTTAATCGTAAAGATTTTTTAAAAGCTCTTCTTTCTCAATTTTGCGATATTTTACAGCCACTCCATGGGTTAATGGGTTTAGGAATTCAACAGTGCTACGAAAAGGAGCGATATCAGCATCTCGAATATGAAATTTGCAATGAGTTTAATGGTGTTGATGTTATTAATTCTAATACGGATAAAAAAATGAGGGCAGGTCTACGCTCCGTTAACTGGTATACCTTTTTTAATAATGAGTGGCTAAATAAACTGGGTGGAATTCAGTATTTACGTAGTGCTCTGAGTAACGCATCGATTGAGATAATACCTTATGATGCTGGCGTTATTATCCGCGCCGGAGAATGGCCGGAATTAGGCTGGGTTAAGGATAACCCATACCCTGAACTGTACGTGAAAGTGAATAAGGTGCTTAAACCTATACGCGCACCGGAAATTGGTAGCCTGGGGTATGGCTCGATTGCCGGCGAAATCCGTTTTGACAGAAATTCCACCGCCCGGTGGCTTGCCCGCTTTGATGTAGACCTTCCGCAGTTTACCGCTCTGTGA